The following proteins come from a genomic window of Rutidosis leptorrhynchoides isolate AG116_Rl617_1_P2 unplaced genomic scaffold, CSIRO_AGI_Rlap_v1 contig84, whole genome shotgun sequence:
- the LOC139885168 gene encoding rhodanese-like domain-containing protein 4, chloroplastic — translation MEALNAASLTPISVLCQKRTEQRKITSVPLKLPNNSSLSLKTQNLNDFLLGGVVLVSSVLGSQEIAKALTYEEALEQSATSFTPDVDIGIIDSVVNFGAENPIIIAGGVAVLAVPLIVSQLLKQPKPFGIQSAKNAYAKLGEEANSQLLDIRGTKEIRLAGTPNIKGLGKKPVVVSYKSEDKNGFLNKLSLKFKQPEDTTLFILDKFDGSSELVAELVTVNGFKAAYAIKDGADGPRGWKNSGLPWLKPKKGFSLDLSSISGALGDDFGVAIGLAVATGLGALVFTEVETILQVLGSIAIFQFTSQKLLFAEERKQTLKQVDEFLNTKIAPKEIVGDIKEIGKAFLPSLVTSRALPSPTEATPASVSTTEELEAPQINSAPMPESQPLSPYTSYADFKPPTSPTPSQP, via the exons ATGGAAGCCCTCAATGCAGCAAGCTTGACTCCCATATCAGTTCTTTGCCAGAAAAGAACAGAACAGAGAAAAATCACTTCAGTACCACTCAAACTCCCAAATAATTCTTCACTTTCCCTCAAAACACAAAATTTGAATGATTTTTTGCTTGGAGGTGTAGTTCTAGTCTCTTCAGTTCTTGGCAGTCAAGAAATAGCTAAAGCTTTAACTTATGAAGAAGCGCTAGAGCAGTCTGCTACAAGTTTTACGCCCGATGTCGATATAGGCATTATCGATAGTGTCGTCAATTTTGGAGCAGAGAATCCTATAATAATAGCTGGTGGTGTTGCAGTTTTAGCTGTTCCATTAATCGTGTCCCAATTGTTGAAGCAGCCAAAGCCATTTGGAATTCAGTCTGCGAAAAATGCATATGCCAAATTAGGGGAGGAGGCCAATTCTCAGCTGCTCGATATTCGAGGAACGAAGGAGATTCGGCTTGCGGGTACTCCTAATATCAAAGGTTTGGGTAAGAAGCCAGTGGTTGTTAGTTACAAGAGTGAAGATAAAAATGGGTTCTTGAACAAGCTGTCATTGAAATTCAAGCAACCTGAAGATACTACATTGTTCATCCTTGACAA ATTTGATGGGAGTTCTGAGCTGGTTGCCGAACTGGTGACTGTAAATGGATTCAAAGCTGCTTATGCCATCAAAGATGGCGCGGATGGACCCAGGGGATGGAAG AATAGTGGACTTCCTTGGTTAAAGCCAAAGAAAGGGTTTAGTCTTGATCTTAGCAGTATCAGTGGTGCCCTCGGA GATGACTTTGGTGTGGCCATTGGGCTTGCTGTAGCTACTGGATTAGGTGCATTGGTATTTACCGAG GTAGAAACTATCCTTCAAGTTTTAGGTTCAATCGCTATCTTTCAGTTTACGAGTCAGAAACTCCTATTTGCCGAG GAACGGAAGCAAACTCTTAAACAAGTTGATGAATTCTTGAATACCAAAATTGCACCTAAAGAGATTGTTGGTGACATCAAG GAAATTGGCAAGGCTTTTCTACCTTCTCTTGTAACGAGCAGGGCTCTTCCATCACCAACAGAGGCAACACCAGCGTCAGTTTCCACGACTGAAGAGTTAGAGGCCCCACAAATTAATTCAGCTCCGATGCCGGAATCACAACCTCTATCACCATACACATCG